A window of the Streptomyces sp. NBC_01351 genome harbors these coding sequences:
- the ispG gene encoding flavodoxin-dependent (E)-4-hydroxy-3-methylbut-2-enyl-diphosphate synthase, producing the protein MTAISLGMPAVPTKLADRRVSRKIQVGSVAVGGDAQISVQSMTTTRTSDVGATLQQIAELTASGCDIVRVACPTQDDADALAVIAKKSNIPVIADIHFQPKYVFAAIDAGCAAVRVNPGNIKQFDDKVKEIAKAANDAGTPIRIGVNAGSLDARLLKKYGKATPEALVESALWEASLFEEHGFSDIKISVKHNDPVVMVNAYRQLAAQCAYPLHLGVTEAGPAFQGTIKSAVAFGALLSEGIGDTIRVSLSAPPVEEIKVGIQILESLNLKPRRLEIVSCPSCGRAQVDVYKLAEEVTAGLEGMEVPLRVAVMGCVVNGPGEAREADLGVASGNGKGQIFVKGEVIKTVPESKIVETLIEEAMKIAEQMEKDGVMSGEPTVAIGV; encoded by the coding sequence ATGACTGCCATCTCTCTCGGAATGCCGGCCGTGCCGACGAAGCTTGCCGACCGCAGGGTCAGCCGCAAGATCCAGGTCGGTTCCGTGGCCGTCGGCGGTGACGCACAGATCTCGGTGCAGTCGATGACCACCACCCGTACCTCCGACGTCGGCGCCACCCTCCAGCAGATCGCGGAGCTCACCGCCTCCGGCTGCGACATCGTCCGCGTGGCCTGCCCGACGCAGGACGACGCCGACGCGCTCGCCGTGATCGCGAAGAAGTCGAACATCCCGGTCATCGCCGACATCCACTTCCAGCCCAAGTACGTGTTCGCCGCGATCGACGCCGGCTGCGCCGCCGTCCGCGTGAACCCGGGCAACATCAAGCAGTTCGACGACAAGGTCAAGGAGATCGCGAAGGCCGCGAACGACGCGGGCACCCCGATCCGGATCGGCGTCAACGCGGGCTCCCTCGACGCCCGGCTGCTGAAGAAGTACGGCAAGGCCACCCCCGAGGCGCTGGTCGAGTCCGCGCTGTGGGAGGCCTCCCTCTTCGAGGAGCACGGCTTCAGCGACATCAAGATCTCGGTCAAGCACAACGACCCGGTCGTCATGGTCAACGCCTACCGCCAGCTGGCCGCCCAGTGCGCGTACCCGCTGCACCTCGGCGTCACCGAGGCCGGCCCCGCCTTCCAGGGCACCATCAAGTCCGCCGTCGCCTTCGGCGCGCTGCTCTCTGAGGGCATCGGCGACACCATCCGCGTCTCCCTCTCGGCCCCGCCGGTCGAGGAGATCAAGGTCGGCATCCAGATCCTGGAGTCGCTGAACCTCAAGCCCCGCCGCCTGGAGATCGTCTCCTGCCCGTCCTGCGGGCGCGCCCAGGTCGACGTCTACAAGCTGGCCGAGGAGGTCACGGCGGGCCTGGAGGGCATGGAGGTCCCGCTGCGCGTCGCGGTCATGGGCTGCGTCGTCAACGGCCCCGGCGAGGCCCGCGAGGCCGACCTCGGCGTCGCCTCCGGCAACGGCAAGGGCCAGATCTTCGTGAAGGGCGAGGTCATCAAGACCGTCCCCGAATCGAAGATCGTGGAGACCCTCATCGAAGAGGCGATGAAGATCGCCGAGCAGATGGAGAAGGACGGCGTGATGAGCGGCGAGCCCACCGTCGCCATCGGCGTCTGA
- a CDS encoding proline--tRNA ligase encodes MSTHHGTHPVQRMSRLMAKTLREDPADAETLSHRMLVRAGYVRRSSAGVWSWLPLGKRVLDNVSRIVREEMDAIGAQEVLLPALLPKEPYEVSGRWSEYGDLLFRLKDRKGADYLLGPTHEEIFTLVVKDQCTSYKDLPVMLYQIQTKYRDEARPRSGVLRGREFQMKDSYSFDVSDEGLEESYRLHREAYVRIFTRLGLDHRIVSAVSGAMGGSASEEFLAPAAAGEDTFVDCPSCDYAANTEAVTFALTPTAGEHPALEEVDTPDTPTIETLAAQLGVPASATLKNLLVKVDGEIVAVGVPGNREVDLGKLGEHLAPAVVELVTAEDFADRPDLVRGYVGPQGLEKVRYLADPRVAPGTAWVTGANRVDTHARNVVCGRDFEVDRYLDVVVVEPGDPCPSCGAGLRLDRAIEIGHIFQLGRKYADAFGLDVLGREGKPVRVTMGSYGIGVSRAVAALAEQSADERGLCWPAAVAPADVHVVAAGKAAQLELASRAAEALAAAGLRVLLDDRPGLSPGVKLTDAELIGIPWILVAGRRSAESVVELQHRETGHREELPLPEALSRLT; translated from the coding sequence ATGTCCACACACCACGGCACGCACCCCGTGCAGCGCATGTCACGCCTCATGGCCAAGACCCTCCGCGAGGACCCGGCCGACGCCGAGACCCTCAGCCACCGGATGCTGGTCCGCGCCGGCTACGTCCGCCGCAGCTCGGCCGGGGTGTGGAGCTGGCTGCCGCTCGGCAAGCGGGTCCTGGACAACGTCTCGCGCATCGTCCGCGAGGAGATGGACGCCATCGGCGCCCAGGAAGTGCTGCTCCCCGCGCTGCTGCCGAAAGAGCCCTACGAGGTCAGCGGGCGCTGGTCGGAGTACGGCGACCTGCTGTTCCGGCTCAAGGACCGCAAGGGCGCGGACTACCTGCTCGGCCCCACCCACGAGGAGATCTTCACCCTCGTGGTCAAGGACCAGTGCACGTCCTACAAGGACCTGCCGGTCATGCTCTACCAGATCCAGACCAAGTACCGGGACGAGGCGCGGCCCCGCTCCGGGGTGCTGCGCGGGCGCGAGTTCCAGATGAAGGACTCGTACTCCTTCGACGTCTCCGACGAGGGCCTGGAAGAGTCCTACCGGCTGCACCGCGAGGCGTACGTCCGCATCTTCACCCGCCTCGGCCTGGACCACCGGATCGTGTCGGCGGTGTCGGGGGCGATGGGCGGCTCGGCGTCCGAGGAGTTCCTGGCCCCGGCGGCTGCGGGTGAGGACACCTTCGTCGACTGCCCCTCCTGCGACTACGCGGCGAACACGGAGGCCGTCACCTTCGCCCTGACGCCGACCGCCGGGGAGCACCCCGCGCTGGAGGAGGTGGACACTCCGGACACCCCGACCATCGAAACCCTGGCGGCGCAGCTCGGGGTGCCCGCCTCGGCGACGCTGAAGAACCTCCTGGTGAAGGTCGACGGCGAGATCGTGGCCGTGGGCGTGCCGGGGAACCGCGAAGTGGACCTCGGCAAGCTGGGCGAGCACCTGGCCCCGGCGGTGGTCGAGCTCGTCACTGCCGAGGACTTCGCCGACCGTCCCGATCTCGTACGCGGCTACGTGGGCCCGCAGGGTCTGGAGAAGGTCCGCTACCTGGCGGACCCGCGGGTGGCGCCGGGCACCGCCTGGGTGACGGGGGCCAACCGGGTCGACACCCACGCCCGGAACGTGGTCTGCGGGCGGGACTTCGAGGTGGACCGGTACCTGGACGTGGTGGTCGTGGAGCCGGGCGACCCGTGCCCCTCCTGTGGCGCGGGTCTCCGCCTCGACCGGGCCATCGAGATCGGCCACATCTTCCAACTGGGCCGGAAGTACGCGGACGCGTTCGGCCTCGACGTCCTCGGCCGGGAGGGCAAGCCGGTGCGGGTCACCATGGGCTCGTACGGCATCGGCGTCTCCCGGGCGGTGGCCGCGCTGGCCGAGCAGTCGGCGGACGAGCGCGGACTGTGCTGGCCGGCGGCGGTGGCCCCGGCCGATGTCCACGTGGTGGCCGCGGGGAAGGCGGCCCAGCTGGAACTGGCCTCGCGGGCGGCGGAGGCTCTTGCCGCCGCCGGGCTCCGGGTCCTGCTGGACGACCGGCCCGGCCTGTCCCCGGGCGTGAAGCTCACCGACGCGGAGCTGATCGGAATCCCGTGGATCCTGGTGGCGGGCCGCCGGTCCGCGGAGTCGGTGGTCGAACTCCAACACCGTGAAACGGGCCACCGCGAGGAACTCCCCTTGCCGGAAGCCCTGTCCCGCCTGACCTAG
- a CDS encoding GNAT family N-acetyltransferase, producing MLPSGLRIGPLDLAARVDEALRVQAVAFGLSEEEVGIRRYIVQRHMTCPGARALGAFTEDGALTGFVYGMPNDRGHWWSGIVEPYLRAGGHDGWLDDAFVITELHVHPGFQGHGVGRELITRITDGAAEPRSILSAIDTESPARGLYRALGYKDLARQVHFPSAGLPYAVMGAELPLLRP from the coding sequence ATGCTGCCTTCCGGACTCCGCATCGGCCCCCTCGACCTCGCCGCCCGCGTGGACGAGGCCCTGCGCGTGCAGGCCGTCGCCTTCGGTCTCAGCGAGGAGGAGGTCGGCATCCGGCGCTACATCGTCCAGCGCCACATGACCTGCCCCGGAGCCCGCGCGCTCGGCGCGTTCACCGAGGACGGCGCGCTCACCGGATTCGTCTACGGGATGCCCAACGACCGGGGCCACTGGTGGTCCGGCATCGTCGAGCCCTACCTGCGGGCCGGCGGCCACGACGGCTGGCTCGACGACGCCTTCGTGATCACCGAACTGCACGTCCACCCCGGGTTCCAGGGCCACGGCGTCGGCCGCGAGCTGATCACCCGCATCACCGACGGCGCCGCCGAACCGCGCTCGATCCTCTCCGCCATCGACACCGAGAGCCCCGCCCGCGGCCTCTACCGGGCCCTCGGCTACAAGGACCTCGCCCGCCAGGTCCACTTCCCGAGCGCGGGCCTCCCGTACGCCGTCATGGGCGCCGAACTGCCCCTGCTGCGCCCGTAA
- a CDS encoding GNAT family N-acetyltransferase, whose translation MLTQTTTRVLEPSDLDAALEVLGREPVENAFVTSRVQVAGLDPWRLGGEMWGWYTDGELRSLCYAGANLVPVCAEPDAVRAFAERARRTGRRCSSIVGPAEATRLLWQLLEPSWGPARDVRSHQPLMVIEQPSTTVAPDPLVRRIRKDEMDLIMPACVAMFTEEVGISPMAGDGGLLYQARVAELVGSGRSFARLEDGKVVFKAEIGAATARACQIQGVWVAPEFRGRGHSETGMAAVVDYALRDVAPVVSLYVNDFNAAARAAYRRVGFREIGAFMSVLF comes from the coding sequence GTGTTGACGCAGACCACCACCCGGGTCCTTGAACCCAGTGATCTCGACGCCGCGCTCGAAGTCCTCGGACGCGAGCCGGTGGAGAACGCCTTCGTCACCTCCCGGGTCCAGGTCGCGGGACTCGACCCCTGGCGCCTGGGCGGCGAGATGTGGGGCTGGTACACCGACGGAGAGCTCCGCTCCCTCTGCTACGCCGGCGCCAACCTGGTCCCCGTCTGCGCCGAACCCGACGCCGTACGCGCCTTCGCCGAACGGGCCCGCCGCACCGGCCGCCGCTGCTCCTCCATCGTCGGCCCGGCCGAAGCCACCCGGCTGCTGTGGCAGCTCCTGGAACCCAGCTGGGGGCCGGCCCGAGACGTCCGCTCCCACCAGCCGCTCATGGTCATCGAGCAGCCGTCCACCACGGTCGCCCCCGACCCCCTGGTCCGCCGGATCCGCAAGGACGAGATGGACCTGATCATGCCCGCCTGCGTGGCCATGTTCACCGAGGAGGTCGGCATCTCCCCGATGGCCGGCGACGGCGGACTGCTCTACCAGGCCCGTGTCGCCGAGCTCGTCGGCAGCGGCCGCTCCTTCGCCCGCCTCGAGGACGGCAAGGTCGTCTTCAAGGCGGAGATCGGCGCCGCCACCGCCAGGGCCTGCCAGATCCAGGGCGTGTGGGTGGCCCCCGAATTCCGTGGCCGCGGCCACTCCGAGACCGGCATGGCCGCCGTCGTCGACTACGCGCTGCGCGACGTCGCACCCGTGGTCAGCCTGTACGTGAACGACTTCAACGCCGCCGCACGGGCCGCCTACCGGCGCGTCGGCTTCCGCGAGATCGGCGCGTTCATGAGCGTGCTCTTCTGA